The Haloarchaeobius litoreus DNA window CCACGTACCACGTTCACTCCGAACGAGACGGGCACGTACCAGGTCGAACTGACCGTCAGCGACGACGACGGAGCCAGCACCTCGGACTCGCTATTCGTCGAAGTGACGGTCGGGAACGGGCCGACTGTCTCGCTCTCCGGGCCAACGACCACCACGGCCGGAGCCACGACCGAGTTCGTCGCCGACGCCCAGGCAGGGAGTGCCGAACTCGACCGCATCGAGTGGCGCGTCGACGGCACCGTCGTCGCCACGCGGGACCTCGACGGCGCTACCGAGAATGCGACCCTGGAAGGAACCTTCCCTAGCTCTGGAGCCTACACCGTCTCCGCACGCGTGTTCGACGCCTCCAACCGGTCGGATTCGGACACACGACCGATCTCGGTCACCGGAACCGCACCGCCGGGTAACGGAACCACTCCGAACGGCAGTGTGCCTGTCCTCCCCGGTCCAGGCAATCCCGGTGGTCCCAGTAGTCCCGGTGGTCCTGGGGCCCCCGGCGCCCCTGGAAACGGTGGCGGTAATGCCAGCACCCTCGCGGAACAGTACGACCCCGTCGTCCGCGGCCCCCAGGTCGTGACTGGCTCACGACCTCTCAGTGCATCCTACCGTCTTGGCAACTCCCCGTCAGCTGCGGCGCTCCAGCAGGTCGTCTGGTTCCGCGGCTCCGGGCGGTTCGACTCGGGTGACTCCACCCGCGTCGACTGGTCACCCGGCGACCATCGGCTGTTCGCCCTCGTCGACTACACCGACGGTTCGACCGACGTGGTGTCCTTCCCGAACGGTCGGACCACCGTCGTAGCCGACCCACAGCCCTCGCTCGCACTCTCCGAACTCGACGCTGACGGCCGTGTTAGCGGGAGTTTCACCGCCGGCGACAACTACGGTAACCTCGTCGACGTCGTCGTGGAGATCGACGGACAGACCGTTTACGAACGTCACGCCAGCCGTGCTGGGAGCCGCCCCACGCTTGGTTCCCGTGTCGAGTCCGAATTCGCGCTCGCCGATGTCGAGCCGAACTCCACGCACGAGGTCGTCGTTCGGGCGACCGACGGCCGTGGACAGACTGCGACGCTTCGGCGCGACGCAGCGTCGTCTGGCGAGATCGAGGTCGTCCGCGCCGAGTTCGTGAATACCCCCGTGGACTCGTACCACGAGCGACTCGATCCTGACCGGTATACGGCGCATCACGTGATTGAAGTGCGGTTGAATGGTAACTCGCCAGATGATTTACAAACGTATTATTCTGGTACCACAGGTGTAGATATGATTTCTAATGACAGTTCGAATAGGGAGTTGATTCAGAGAAGCGGTGAAGACGTACTCGTTATTCATTCATTCTGGACGTCAGAGACACCAAGAGATTATACCATCACTTATCTAATAGAAAATGATAGTCCGAGTTCAGAGTCATTAGTCGGTAATTCACAATTCACAGTAGAGCCTAGTGACCCTGTTCTAGTACTTACGACCCTTACTGACGGAACAGAGCCAGAGGTTAATGACTGGGGTGTCGTGGTCGATGCAACTCAGTCATTCGATCCAGATCATACAAGACTCCGATTCGATTGGAGTGGAGGGGCGAATCCCACTCCAGGAAATCCTATGATTGGCGAGTTTGACAGGATGGGAATGGGTGAACTAGAGGTCCGCGATGGAAACGATGGCTTCAGTGCCCAACGGTGTTGTTTCATGCAATTCTTTGTTCCCCAAATCGAGTCCGTTGAGCAGTTAAACGAAGGGCCGTTCAATGCCACAGATATCGTTCAATTCGAGATCTCATCGGATAATTGGGGATTCACCAAGAGCTCCGGTGGATACTACGATGTAGATCTCTCTTATGAGTCTGAATCTAGGTATGTTACCGTTCTATCGAATGACGAGACCCCATTAGAGTACAGGACGGAAGAACAAGGAGACGAACAACGGCAATATTCCCAGCGAACTATCGTTGAAGTACAAGCCGCTGCACTTAGTGAGGATACTGTTCAGCCCACGGTCGCACTGTACAATGATGCGCACCCAGACCGGGTGCGAACCAACGTCACGCTCCCGACGGTGGAAGTTCGGAACCAGACGACTACTGAACAGTTCAGGGACAACATCACGGTTGAGAGTCTCGCATACGAGGTCAGACGCGAGAACGGGACGAAACATCAGGTCGTAACCGATCAAAGTGAATTACAGGTGTATATCAGGGAAGGATATCAGATCGTCAGCGAGACTAGACGGACCACTGGTGTCTTGTTAGAGCGGCGTATAGAACGCGAGGAAGAACACACGTCAAGGATTTCGTTCGGCACAGAGGAAGACCGGGCGGAGTACCTTCGGGAGAACGCCAATGCCCGTTCTGCTGGTTCACGTGCTGTGACACAAACCCAAACGGAGTACGTTTGGCGAGATAGTCGAGGTGGCCCCGGAACGTACACGGATCAGACGAGGATGCGTACGATTCCAGCTCAGACACGTACCCTTACCCAGTACGAAACCGAGGTCAGGCACACCCAGACGGAAACCGAAATGGTTCGTACACCGTACGAACACACCGTCCGACGGACTTCGGAGCGACCCGTCACTCGGTGTAACCAGATGGTAGGCTGTTATGAGGTAACGGTTACTGAGACTGTTACCGATACCGTCACCGACTATCGGATGGTTCCAACGCCCGTCGAGGAAACATGGTGGACTACGTCGACCTATTGGAGCACGGTTCCTCAATCGCCAGGAGACTCGCCAACCGGCCGAACGAAGCAGGTCGTAGTGAGTGAATCCCGACAGGTACAGGAGTATAGATTTGCGGTCGAGAGTCAGGGGCAGGTAACTAGAGAAACGTTCTTCGCGACCCAGACACAGTCTGAGACGGTCGAAGAGTGGGAGACGTACCAAACAGTGCAAAACGAGGTCATTGCACAGAAATTTGCTAAGCGGGACGACATCCGTGTGGGTAATGTGGAGCAAGAACTAACTTGGACAGTTGCAACGCGTGGTGAGACGACGGAAGTTGTCTCCGAATACGAGGATCCCACGAACGTTGTTGAGACGATTGCCATCGTAACTGGCGAGGTGAGGGAGAGAGAATTTAACCCAATCACTGCCGAGACTGAGGTAGTGACAGTTGACACGTTCAGGGAAGAGGTTATTCGGGATGGGGTTGTGTCTACATACTACCTAATCCGGTCGGTTAGTAGTCAAGAATCGAACTGCTTGACGGGTGACTATTGTGAAGACTAAAATCACTGTGGCGTTGTTCGTAGTATTACTAAGCTTCCAGTCGTCGATATGGGTCGCATCAGTCACTAGTGCCGAAGAAATTGATTTGGCCCCTGAATCAGAACGAACTATTGAGTCATTTAAGGGAGTCATATATAATATTGAGTTTGATTCCGAGAAAAGGGTAATCAATGTGTCAGCCTACAATCCAAGACAAGAAGCAGTAAACTCATGGCTTGATATCGAAGTTGATAGAAGTATTATAAGAAATGGCGGGCTGAATCTATCCGCGGGAGAGACACAGCATTTCTCGTATAATATTAACGGGTCAATTGCTGCGGATCGTGAGAGCCACCACATCTTGGTTGGGACAATTGGCAACTCAACAAGGTATAATTTCAATTTGGCTATAAACTCGTCGTCCCCGAACGGTGTCCCACTCCCGGAAATAGAGAACGTCGAAGTAGTCCAGACTACGATTGACGGCGAGGAGACAACCGCAGCGAGAGTTACGGTCAGGAACGAGGCGAACGTGCAGTACAACCCAAAAATACGAGTCACGTCGCTCCAGACGCATTCGGAATCGCACATCGTCGGGATCCCAGACGAAGAGAACCGCCGCACCATCGTCATCCCACTGAACGAAGAGCCCGAGATGATCGTCGCCGGCGAGGTCAGACTGTTCACGGGTTGGATCCACAACGAGTCCAGAATCTCTGACCAGGTCGAGTTCGAGGGGACGGTGGACGGTGAGACGGAGGTGTGGGACCGCGAGTTCGAGCCGATCCAGATCGACTACGCGAACCGGGACGTCGACGAGTACCAGTACCGGAACGCGACGGTCAAGGCGAAGAACGACGAGATCTGGCGCGAGCGGCTGAAGCCCGTCGCGGTGGTCGCGGGCGTGATGCTGGTCGGTATCCTGCTCGTGGTGTCGGTGCTCTCGCGGCGTCGGTAGTCAGAGCTGTTCGCGGACGAGTCGGGCGATCTCGTCGACGTCGTACTCGTCGTCTGCTTTGTCGAAGACCGTCTCGTTGTCGACGTTGACGGTGAAGACGCCGTGGTCACCCGTTCGGAGGGTGACGCTGTCGATCTGTTCGCCGAAGTTCGAGAGGAGGACGTGCTGGACGTCTTCGGCGCGGTTGAGGTAGCCACACGGGACGCAGTACTCGATTTCGATGTCGGTCATGGGCGGGGGTTCGGGCCGCCGGTGGAAAAGCAACGGGGTCGAGCCGGAGCGGGTCCTCAGTCGGAGTTGTAGGTTGCCGCCAGTGCGTCGAGTGCCTCGTGGTGCTCGGTGGTGTGGGGGGCGGTGAGGGGGGAGACGCTGACGTGGCCGTCGACGATGGCGCGACGGTCGGTTCCTTCGGGGTCGGGGACGTCACCGGCTGCCATGCGTTCCCAGACGCGGTCGTGGAGGGAGGCGATGCCGTCGTCGACGGTGGCGTCCATGTCGTACATGTGCGACGGGCGGGTGATCTCGATGTCACCGGTGCAGTAGTCGGGGACGGGTGCGTTGAGGTTGAGGTAGTCGGCGTGGTCGAACACGCCGGCTCCGAGGGCGTGCTTCACGAGGTAGGTGGTGGCACGGGTCGCCTCGCGGTACTTCGATTCGGGGACGTCGACGTCGGTCCACTCCCGGTCGTCGTTGGGGTCGAGTGGGACGTACAGAGACGCTGCGATGGCGGGAACGCCGAAGAACGCGGCCTCGACGGCGGCGCTGACGGTGCCGGAGCGGCCGAGGACGTAGTGGCCGAGGTTGGCCCCCTTGTTGCAGCCGGAGACGACGAGGTCGGGGTTCGGGCAGATGGCCTGGAGGCCGGCGACGACGCAGTCCGCGGGGGTGCCCTCGATAGCGTAGCCGAGCTCGTGCTCGGCGATGTCGACCCGGCTGGAGATCGCACGACCGACGGCGCTCTGGTCGGTCGCGGGTGCGACGGCGGTGACGTCACCGAGGTCCGAGAGCGAGTCGTAGAGGGCTCTGAACCCCGGACTCTCGATGCCGTCGTCGTTGGTGAGGAGGATCTCGAGGTCGTCGTCCATGCCGGGTGGCTCGGAGTGGGTGGGCAAAAGGGCACCGTTCGGGGACTCCGAAGGCGTCAGGAGCGGTGTGGGTGTCGGTCAGTCGGCGTCCGTCGGCTGCAGTCCGCCGGTATCGGGCGCACGCTCTTCCGGCGTGAGGTAGCACTGCGGGTCGGGTGCGAACGGGTCGTCGTGGACCGCGAGCGACCGGAGCGGCGAGCCACCCTTGCAGATATCGGCGTACTGGCAGTCGGTGCAGCGTCCCTGGAGCCTGTCTTCGCGGGAGCGGAGCGCGTTCACGAGCGGGTTCGAGTCGTCCTCCCAGATTGCACCGAAGGAACGGTCGCGGACGTTGCCGAGGCTGTAGGACTGCCAGAACTGATTGAGGTGGACGTTGCCGTGGTAGTCGATGTCGGCGACGCGCTCGCCGGCGGGGTCGCCGCCGTTGGTCTTGAGATACCGGCGAACCGTTCGGGCACGGCCTTCACCCATCTCGCGGCGGGCGTACTCGGTGATGTAGCCGGCGTCGGCGTAGTTCCCGACGAGGAGGGTCTCTATCTCGTGACCCTCGTCGTGGTAGGCGCGAGTGAGGTCGCACACCTCGCGGACCGCCTCGCGTCGTTCCGCCGTCGAGAGGTCGGTGTCCGAGATGTCCGCACCGCGGCCGCCGTAGGCGAGGTGGTAGAAGCAGAAGCGGTCGAGTCCGATGTCGGCGAGCAGGTCGACGATGTCGCGGAGGTCGTCGCGGTTGTGTTGCGTGATGGTGTACCGGAGGCCGGTCTTCAGTCCGGTGTCGAGGCAGTGCTCGATGCCTCGAACCGCGGCGTCGAACGCGCCGTCCTGTCCGCGGAAATGGTCGTTCGTCTCGGCCATCCCGTCGACAGAGATGCCGGCGTAGGCGAGACCCGCGTCGGCGAGCGCCCGGGCACGGTCCGCGGTGATGAGCGTCCCGTTGGTCGAGAGGACCGGGCGGAGGCCCACGTCGGCGGCGTAGTCGACGAGTTCGACGAGGTCCGGCCTGACGAGGGGTTCCCCACCGGAGAACAGGACGACCGGGACGCCGTAGTCTGCGAGGTCATCGAGCAGTCGTTTCCCCTCACGGGTCGAGAACTCGCCGTCGGCCCCGCTGTCGCAGGCGCTGGCGTAGCAGTGCTCGCAGTAGAGGTTGCAGCCGCGCGTCGTGTTCCAGACGACGACCGGTCGCCGCTGTTTCTCCTCGGAGATCTGTTCTTTGTCGGATTCGTCGGCTGCGTCGTACCGGAGGCCGTCGCCCTCGGCGTCGAGCCCACACAGTAGCTTCGAGACGGATATCATGGTTCGTGATGGTCAGTCGTCCGCGGGGGTCGCGGCCTCGTCGAGCGTCGAGGGAGTGAACCGGTGCACAGCCTCGGCAGGGCAGAGCCAGAGGTCGTCCGCGGTGAACGAGAACAGCGCGCCCGCCTGCTCGTAGGCGATGTCCCAGCTATCGGCCGTGACGCTCCCGACGTGTTGCATCGGGCCGGTACTGGTCTCCCGGACGAAGACCTCCCACTCCGAGCCGTCGGTCGCTCGCGGTGCATCGCTGATGCGTTGTCGGTCGTCCACTGGCATACCCGCCGGTTGCCAGGCGACTCAAAAGTCACCCTCGCAGATTTTCAGCGGGTGGGAATGGTTGTGAGGATGTTCGGGTCCGGAGGCTGGCCTGGCGCGCTCAGACCGGCTTCGGGATGCGGTCGACGACGGTCTCCTCGTCGACGACGAGGTTGTAGGAGTCCTCGTCGTCGTTCCAGAGGGCGAGCACGCCGTCGAAGACGAGGAGGTCGCCGTAGTCCGCGGTGGCGAGGTCGGCGTTCCCGACGGTCTCGCGCACGAGGACGGCGTAGTTGTCCTCGTGTTCGGAGCCGTCGCCGATCTTGAACAGCTGGTTGGCAGTGGGGTCGTCGGGCGAGAGGTCGTGGGAGAGTTTCACCGCGAGCAGGTCGATGCGGTTCGAGACGTGGTCGTCCATGTTCGCCATCTTCGCGTAGGTGTTCGCCGATGGCGTGACGTCGAGGAGACGTTCGTCGTCGTGGCGGAGGACGCTGTAGGAGAACTGGACGTCGACGTTCACGAACTCGCCGTCGGCTGGCTCGCGGTCGTCGGCGGCGTCCGCGTCGTCGGCGCGTCGCTCGTCGAGTCGGCGCTGGAACGCGGGGACCGCGAGGTCGGGCCGGACGTCGAACGACCAGCCACGGTCGGTCGGTGCCTCGTTCGGCCAGAGGCGGACGGTGGGGGCGTAGACGGTCGGACTGTCGTCGGTTCCATCGTCCGCAACCGCTCGTTCCAGCGCACGGAGGCCGGTGCTCGTGTTGCGGTCGGCAGGCGCGAGTGCGACGAGCGAGCCGTCGGCGGCGACGTGGTCGAGGTAGCGTCGGAGGACCGTCTCCGGGTCCTCGAGCTCGTTGAGGACGTTCGCGAAGAGGACGATGTCGTACTCGCCCTCGGGTTCGAACGCCTCGGCGGTCGTCTCGTGGACGGTCGGGTGGACGTTCGGGCCGGTCTCCGCGAGGAGCGCGCCGAGCACTTCGGTCGCGGCGCTGGGCTCGACGGCGTGGTAGTCGACGAGTGCGTCGTCGGGCAGGTAGTCGTTGATGCCGAGTGCCGGGCCGCCGACGCCGGCACCGACGTCGAGGATTCGGAGCTCCCGGGGGAGCAGGCGTTTCGCGACGAGGTCGTTCAGGGTGTACTGGACAGCGGCGTAGAAGTCCGGCAGGTGGTAGATGGCGTACCCGAGCGCCACGTCCGTATCGTACTCGACCTGGCGTCGCTGGTAGTAGTCGTCCTTGAGCCGGCGGATGGTCTCGCGGAGCCGGTCCCCGGACTCGCCGGTCGCCCACTCGTAGCCGTAGTGGTCCACGAGCAGTTCGTCGAGCGCGCTGGCGTAGGTCTCCGGGAGCGACTCGACCACGTCGATAGGGGTCTCGACCGGCCGCTCCGACACCGGGACGAAGGTACCGTCCCCGCGTTCGACGAGTTCGAGGTCGACGGCCTCCTCACGGAGCACCTGCCGGACGACGGCGGGGTGGGGCTGGCTGGCGACGTACTCACAGATCTCGTCGGGGTCGATGGGCCGGACGTTCCGGAGGTACTTGGCGTTGGAGACGACTGCCTCTCTGTCGACCATCGTCAGGTACCCCCCGGTCCGTCGTCGTCGGTCGTCCCGTCCCGCAGTCGTTCGTACAGCTGTTCGAACTCGTCACGGTCCGCGTCGGCGATCCTGGCGGCGGCCTCGGCGAGCGCGTCCGCGCCGTCGAACCGCGACTGGATGTCGGCGTAGACGTGCGCGTCACCGTCGGTCACCCGGTCGACGAGGGTCTGCAGGTCGGCCGAGACGGGCGTGTGGAATCGTTCGTCGACGGGTTCGGCGGCGAGACCGTAGGCGAGGACGGCCGCATGGGCGCTCGCCTGGACCGTCTCCATCGCCTCGTCGTGTTCGTCCGCAGTCGTCTCGAAGACCTCGTTGCCGGCGTCGGTGAGTGCGGTCCGGACCGCATCGACCGTCGGGCCGGACTCGTCGGTGACGGCGGCGATCCGCCCGGGTGCGCTCGACGGCGCGAACAGGGGGTGGAGGCTCAGCCGTTCGAGAGCCGGTGCGTGGTCGCGCATCGCCGCGAGCGGGGTCGCCATCTCGCCGGTCACGTCGACGATCGCGCGTTCGGCGCGGTCGGCCTGTGCCGCGATGGCGTCACCGACGACGGGCATCGGTACCGCGAGACAGACCACCTCGTAGGTGTCGGTGCCGTCGAGGTCAGCGGTCGTACCGCCGACGGCGGCCGCCGCCTCGCGAGCCGCGCCTCCGTCCGCGTCCGCGAAGGTGACGGTGCCGTCGAGTGCGTCGGCTAGCCAACGTCCCATGGAGCCGGCCCCGACGACGAGTGTTCGCATCGCTACGGGGTAGCGAACCGGCGTTCAAAAGGGGTTCGGTCGGCCTCAGAAGAAGCCCGCGTAGTAGAACAGGCCGATGGTCAGCACGACGAGCAGACCGATGGTTATCATCAGCCAGTTGAACGCGCCCTCGGGGCTCATGGCGGAGAGGTTCATGTTCTCGAGTTCCCCGAGCGTCATTTTAAAGCTGTTTATCCGGGGTCGTGGGCATCAGTCCACGACCAGCTCGACCGGGTAGTCGACGAGGTTCTCGTAGCCGTCCTCGGTGACGACGACGATATCCTCGATGCGGACGCCGCCGACCGCGGGGTCGTACAGGCCGGGCTCGATGGTGATGATGTGACCCGCCTGCAGCTCCTCGCCGTCGCGGGAGACCGCGGGTCCCTCGTGGACATCCAGCCCGACGCCGTGACCGGTCGAGTGGATGAAGCCGGTCTCGGTGCCCGGGTCGGTGAAGATGGTCGGGTAGCCGGCGTCCTGGTAGACGTCGATGACGGCCTGGTTCACCGCGTCACCGGTCGCGCCCGCCTCGACGACGTCGAGTGCCGCCTTTCGGGCCTCGTCGGTGACCTCGTACCACTCGCGCTGGGTCTCCGAGGGCTCGCCCTTCAGGAACGTCCGGGTCATGTCCGAGTGGTACTTCGTCGCCTTGTCCTTCGGGAAGATGTCGACGATGACGAACTCGTCCGCGCGGATGGGACCGCTGCCGCGGTCGTGGGGGTCTGCAGCGTTCTCACCGCAGGCGACGATGGTCTCGTCGAGTGCGCAGTCGTGCCGGAGCAGGCTGATCTCGATCTCCTGCTTGACGAACTCGCAGGTGAGCACCTCGCCGTCGGGCCGGTGGAGGACGCCGTCATCGTCGACAGTCGCCTCCGCGACGAGCTCCTCTGCACGGGCCATCGCGGCCTCGTTGGCCCGCTGTGCCGTCCGGACGTTGTCGACCTCCTCGTCGGTCTTCACGGCGCGGATGTCGCCGACGACCCCCTCCTCGTCGGGGACCACCGAGACGTCCTGGTTCCGGAGGCCGTCCGCCGTCCCGACCGGGAAATCGCGGCCGACGGCGACCGACTCACAGCCGAGGTCGGCGAGGAACTCGGCCTGGACGAGCTCGGTCGCCCTCTCGGCGCTGTGTTCCCGTCGCTTCTCCTGCAGGTCGTAGTCGGTGAGCCGTGCGACCCGGTCGAGTCGACCCTCCTTCTTCGCCCGGCCGTACTCCAGCGACGAGACGAGCGCCGCCGTCTCGTCGGGTGTGTAGACCGCGAAGAACGGGTCCGGTGCCCCGAAACCGGTCAGATAGTAGCAGTCAGAGTTCGACTCGTCGTCGTAGAACGCGTAGCCATCGAGGCCCTCCTCGTCGAGGAACGCGTCCAGTGCGGAGAGGTCCGGGTCCATACGGCGACAGTTCCGCGGAGCGAGTAAAAACCGTCCGGTTGGGGAACCGGGCGGCCGGTTCCGTCGGGGCGACGGCCTCACCCGAGCACGGCCACGTCGACCTCGTGCTGACCGTCCGGTGTCGACAGTTCGACCGAATCGGCGAGGTGCTCCCTGACCGTCTCTCGCCACTCCTCGACCGCATCGACGTGGCGCTCGTGGTGGCTCTCGACGTCGTACTCCCCGTCGGGTTCCGTATCCACGGCTCGCGGGTACCTGGGGGCCGAGGCCTCGACCAGCCGGTCCGGCGAGATGTGGAAGGCCCCGGTCTCCTCATCGCGACCATCGGTGACGCCGCCCGGACCGACACGGTGGATTCGGGCGCGCATCCGACCGTTGAACGGCGGGGTGACCCGGAGCACCGTCTCGGCCCCCTGCTCGCTCGCCACCAGCGCCGCGACCACGTCGTTCGCGTGGATCGCCAGCGACCGGATCACTGTCGGGTCGTCATCCTCGCTCACGTCTCGACACAGGGCAGCGCCGGACTTGAGTACGTCGCCGACGGTAATCTCACCGCTGTCGGTACGCTCATGGCGCGACCGCCCCACGACCGGATATGGACGTCTCCATCTCGCCTTCGACGGTCCACGGAACCGCCAGGGCACCGCCCTCGAAGAGCTACACGCACAGGGCCATCCTCGCCGCGGGCTACGCCGACGGGGCGGCCGTGACGGACCCGCTTCTCAGCGCCGACACACGGGCGACAGCTCGCGCTGTGGAAGCTTTCGGCGGGTCGGTCGCGGTGACCGACGACGAGAGCCGCCTCGATGTCGATGGCTTCGACGGTGTGCCCGGCGTCCCGGCCGACGTCATCGACTGCGCCAACAGCGGGACGACGATGCGACTCGTCACGGCAGCCGCCGGCCTGGTCGACGGGACGACCGTCCTGACCGGCGACGAGTCGCTCCGCTCGCGCCCGCAGGGCCCGCTCCTCGACGCACTCACCGAACTCGGCGCGAGAGCCGAGAGTACCCGTGAGAACGGGCAGGCACCGCTCGTCGTGACCGGGCCCATCTCCGGCGGGAGGGTCTCGATTCCCGGCGACGTGTCCTCGCAGTACGTCACCGCGCTGCTCATGGCCGGTGCGAACACCGACGAGGGCATCCGGGTCGACCTCGAAACCGAGCTGAAGTCCGCGCCGTACGTCGACATCACGCTCGACGTACTCGACGCGTTCGGCGTCGATGCCCACCGGACCGACGACGGCTTCGCTGTCGACGGTGGCCAGCGATACGACCCCGGTGGCGAGTACGCCGTCCCCGGCGACTTCTCCTCGCTGTCGTACCTGCTCGCAGCCGGAGCCGTCGCGGCCCCCGAGGGGCTGACGCTCGACGGCGCAGTCCCGAGCGCGCAGGGGGACACCGCCATCGTCGACGTACTCGACAGGATGGGTGCGGCGGTCGACTGGGACCGCGAGGCGGGCACCATCGATGTGTCGCAGTCGTCGCTGTCCGGTACCACGGTCGACGTGGGGGACACGCCCGACCTCCTTCCCACCATCGCCGCGCTCGGTGCAATCGCCGACGGCGAGACGCGCATCGAGAACGTCGAGCACGTCCGCTACAAGGAGACGGACCGCGTGAGCGCGATGGCCGAGGAGCTGACGAAACTCGGCGCGAGCGTCACCGAGCACGAGGACGAACTGGTCGTCTACGGCGACGAGAGCGAGCTCGTCGGTGCCCGCGTCGACGGGCGGAAGGACCACCGTATCGTGATGG harbors:
- the aroA gene encoding 3-phosphoshikimate 1-carboxyvinyltransferase, which produces MDVSISPSTVHGTARAPPSKSYTHRAILAAGYADGAAVTDPLLSADTRATARAVEAFGGSVAVTDDESRLDVDGFDGVPGVPADVIDCANSGTTMRLVTAAAGLVDGTTVLTGDESLRSRPQGPLLDALTELGARAESTRENGQAPLVVTGPISGGRVSIPGDVSSQYVTALLMAGANTDEGIRVDLETELKSAPYVDITLDVLDAFGVDAHRTDDGFAVDGGQRYDPGGEYAVPGDFSSLSYLLAAGAVAAPEGLTLDGAVPSAQGDTAIVDVLDRMGAAVDWDREAGTIDVSQSSLSGTTVDVGDTPDLLPTIAALGAIADGETRIENVEHVRYKETDRVSAMAEELTKLGASVTEHEDELVVYGDESELVGARVDGRKDHRIVMALSVVGLVAEGETTVAGGEHVDVSFPNFFDVLADLGATVRR